ACTGAGCCCGCACGCTCGCGGAACACGACGAGGGGCCCTTCGGGCCCCTCGTTGCGTGCTCAGACGATCGGGTTCTCCTGGCCGGCCCGGGCCAGGCCCCACGCCATCGCGAGCGCCAGGGCCCAGGTGAGCGCGGCGAAGATCCACCACGGCCAGGCAGCCGCACCCGGGGGGAGGTCGAAGGCCGCGTTCAGGATCGCGATCGTCCCGAGCCCGGCCGCGAGCAGTGCGAAGGCCCACGTCCACCACCAGAGCTGCTCCACGCGGTGGCCGACCATCACCATGAACAGCGAGAGGACGAACGCCTGGACGCCCACCACCCGGATCCAGGCGTACTCGACGTACGGGGGCTGGCCGAGGAGCGTCGACATCACGAACGCGGGGACGACGGCGAGCGCGAGGCCGACCACGGCCCACAGGAGAGCCTGGAGGTAGAGGAGGCGCTTCAGCAGAGCCATCGCCCTATCTTGCCCGGCGAGGACGGGCGACGGAAGCAGCATTGGGGAGCGCACCGCCCAGCGGCTAGAATGGCCCGGTCGGCGCAGCCGCGCCGACGCCCACCACCTTCCGACGAGGATCGCGCATGACGCAGGGACCGAGGATCGCCGTCATCGGCCTGGACTGTGCCACCCCAGCGATGCTGTTCGACCGCATGGCGGAGGAAGTGCCGACGATCTCGCGTCTCCTCGGGTCCAGCCTGTGGGGCGACCTCGCCTCGATCACGCCGCCGATCACGGTGCCCGCGTGGGCGTGCGCGATGACGGGGAAGACGCCTGGCCAGCTCGGCATCTACGGGTTCCGCAACCGCAAGGACACGACCTACGAGGGCCTGTCGATCGCGACCTCGCAGGCCGTGCGCGAGCCCGCGGTCTGGGACCTCCTCGGCGAGGCGGGGAAGCGCTCGCTCCTGATCGGCGTGCCCCCGGCGTACCCGGTGAAGCCGGTCGAGGGCTGGCGCGTCTCCTGCTTCCTCACCCCGCCCTCCGCGACCTCCTACACCTGGCCGCCGGAGCTCGCGGCCGAGGTCGAGGAGGAGGTCGGCGAGTACATCTTCGACATCCCGAACTTCCGCCAGCAGGGGCCCGAGCACGTCCTCGAGCAGACGCACGAGATGACGAAGCGACGGTTCAGGGTGGCGCGCCGGCTCGTGAAGACGAAGCCGTGGGACCTGTTCATGATGGTCGAGATGGGGATGGACCGCCTCCATCACGTGTTCTGGCACCACTGCGACCCGGAGCACCCCAAGTACGAGCCCGGGAACCGGTTCGAGACCGCCTTCCGGGACTATTACCGACTCGTCGACGCGGAGGTGGCATCCCTCCTCGAGGTCCTCCCCGACGACGCGATCGTGATCCTGATGTCGGACCACGGCGCGCGCGCGATGAGCGGCGGGGTCTGCTTCAACGACTGGCTGATCCGCGAGGGCTACCTCTCGCTGACCGAGCGCCTCGAAGGCCCGACACCGGTGGCGAAGGCTCCGATCGACTGGTCGAAGACCGTCGCCTGGGGCGACGGCGGCTACTACGGGCGCCTGTTCCTCAACGTGAAGGGGCGCGAGCCGGAGGGTGTCGTGGACCCGGCGGATTACGAGCGGGTGCGCGACGAGATCACCGCGAAGCTCGAGGCGATGGATGGGCCCGACGGGCGGCCGCTCGGAACGACCGTCCACCGTCCCGAGAACCTCTATCCGGAGGTGCGTGGGGTCGCGCCCGACCTCCTCGTGTACTTCGGCGACCTCGAGTGGCGCTCCGTCGGCACCCTCGGGTTCGGCGAGATCTTCACCACCGAGAACGACACGGGCCCCGACGGCGCGAACCACGACAAGCTCGGGGTCTTCGCGATGAGCGGGCTGCCGGGGCTGAAGCCCGGGCGCGTCGATGGCCTGCGCCTGATCGATACCGGACCGACCCTGATGAAGCTCTT
This genomic window from Actinomycetota bacterium contains:
- a CDS encoding alkaline phosphatase family protein, which produces MTQGPRIAVIGLDCATPAMLFDRMAEEVPTISRLLGSSLWGDLASITPPITVPAWACAMTGKTPGQLGIYGFRNRKDTTYEGLSIATSQAVREPAVWDLLGEAGKRSLLIGVPPAYPVKPVEGWRVSCFLTPPSATSYTWPPELAAEVEEEVGEYIFDIPNFRQQGPEHVLEQTHEMTKRRFRVARRLVKTKPWDLFMMVEMGMDRLHHVFWHHCDPEHPKYEPGNRFETAFRDYYRLVDAEVASLLEVLPDDAIVILMSDHGARAMSGGVCFNDWLIREGYLSLTERLEGPTPVAKAPIDWSKTVAWGDGGYYGRLFLNVKGREPEGVVDPADYERVRDEITAKLEAMDGPDGRPLGTTVHRPENLYPEVRGVAPDLLVYFGDLEWRSVGTLGFGEIFTTENDTGPDGANHDKLGVFAMSGLPGLKPGRVDGLRLIDTGPTLMKLFGLPIPVGVEGRSIL